CGTTCGACTGAGGGTCATATTCAAAGATACTCTGACCGCTGCCTGCCGATTCTGCCAGGGCGATGTTTTCACGGATGCGAGTCTGCATGGTGATAGTCTCGTAACGGGACTTCACGGCTTGCTCAACCACCTTGTTCAACTTGCGATGGTTGAATCTGGCGATGAAAACTCCTCCCAGTCTGAGGTTCGGCTTCACTCGCTGCAATGTAGAGACAAAGGAATCGAGCATTCTCATTCCTTTCAGAGGAAGAAGCTCTGGAGTCATCGGAACGATGATTTTATCAGCTGCGAGGAAAGCGTTTGTGGTGACGATTCCCAAAGATGGAGGACAGTCTATGAGAATGTAGTCATAGTTCTGCTTCACGGGTTCGAGCAGTCGGCTCAGCAGCTGTTCTCTTGCCAGGAGATTGGTCAAGGCAATCTCTGCGCTTGCCATTTCGAGGGAGGAAGGAACGAGGTCGAGGTTCTCCCTGATGTGTTTCACTGGCAGGGGTGCGCCTTCAACCAGAGAGTCAAAGATGCTTGCCTGCACTTCATCTTCATTAGGGATGAAATACAGGGTAAGATTTGCCTGACCGTCAAGGTCTATGAGCAGGACTTTCTTGCCC
This Segatella copri DSM 18205 DNA region includes the following protein-coding sequences:
- a CDS encoding ParA family protein; this encodes MSLKIITFANHKGGVSKTTSTASIGACMARMGKKVLLIDLDGQANLTLYFIPNEDEVQASIFDSLVEGAPLPVKHIRENLDLVPSSLEMASAEIALTNLLAREQLLSRLLEPVKQNYDYILIDCPPSLGIVTTNAFLAADKIIVPMTPELLPLKGMRMLDSFVSTLQRVKPNLRLGGVFIARFNHRKLNKVVEQAVKSRYETITMQTRIRENIALAESAGSGQSIFEYDPQSNGAKDYQALTEEIISRNQ